One Actinomadura viridis genomic region harbors:
- the folP gene encoding dihydropteroate synthase, whose protein sequence is MPPADPGPAPLRLGGRTLGRFAIMAVVNRTPDSFFDRGATFGFDAALAAAGRAVAEGADIIDIGGVKAGPGDDVDVAEELRRVVDLVAAVRARHPEVVISVDTWRAEVGEAVAAAGADLLNDTWGGPDPRLAEVAAAHGTGLVCAHAGGLDPRTRPHRVGYRDVVDDVIGHVVAEAERAVALGVPRESVLIDPAHDFGKNTRQSLEITRRLGELTATGWPVLVAVSNKDFIGETLGQPVEKRGVGTMAVLGISAWLGARVFRVHDVAGARRALAAVGALTP, encoded by the coding sequence ATGCCGCCCGCTGACCCCGGGCCCGCCCCGCTGCGCCTGGGCGGCCGTACGCTGGGCCGATTCGCGATCATGGCCGTGGTCAACCGCACCCCCGACTCGTTCTTCGACCGGGGCGCGACCTTCGGCTTCGACGCGGCGCTGGCGGCGGCCGGCCGCGCCGTCGCCGAGGGCGCCGACATCATCGACATCGGCGGGGTGAAGGCCGGTCCGGGCGACGACGTCGACGTCGCCGAGGAGCTGCGCCGGGTGGTGGACCTGGTGGCCGCCGTGCGCGCGCGCCACCCGGAGGTCGTGATCAGCGTGGACACCTGGCGGGCCGAGGTGGGCGAGGCGGTCGCCGCGGCCGGCGCCGACCTGCTCAACGACACCTGGGGCGGACCCGACCCTCGCCTGGCGGAGGTCGCCGCCGCCCACGGCACCGGCCTGGTCTGCGCGCACGCCGGCGGGCTGGACCCGCGCACCCGCCCGCACCGGGTGGGCTACCGGGACGTGGTGGACGACGTGATCGGGCACGTGGTCGCCGAGGCCGAACGCGCCGTCGCCCTGGGGGTGCCGCGCGAGTCCGTCCTCATCGACCCCGCCCACGACTTCGGCAAGAACACCCGGCAGTCACTGGAGATCACCCGGCGGCTCGGGGAGCTGACCGCCACCGGCTGGCCGGTCCTGGTCGCCGTGTCCAACAAGGACTTCATCGGGGAGACCCTCGGCCAGCCCGTCGAGAAACGCGGCGTCGGCACGATGGCCGTGCTCGGGATCTCCGCCTGGCTGGGCGCCCGGGTCTTCCGCGTCCACGACGTCGCCGGCGCGCGCCGGGCCCTGGCCGCCGTCGGCGCCCTCACCCCGTGA
- a CDS encoding L,D-transpeptidase, translating to MLLLTTACSGGDEGDGVTVGGKGEAGTPQVTVSPGDGDGKARPESGVTVTAAGGTIEQVALTRKGRPVEGALSADKTSWKSRTLRPGSQYQVTAVAKSPQGKTTTVTSRFTTLRAAAALSVVDVTPGPGEKVGVGMPIMVTFNRAVENRKAVEQALQIRSTKPATGAWYWVSPTQVTFRTKNGEYWQPNQQVTFTARLSGVRAGRRTYGLDDLTRRFAIGDSHIIVASTKTKRLVVRKNGVKIKSWPISAGKGGRVVNGVDTFLTTSGIHLTMGKENPAIMTSEWMGVDPKDKKNGGYKEVIPHAVRISNSGEYIHSMAATVWAQGRQNVSHGCLNSPPAAAQWFYDFAYRGDVVVITGSARRLDWNNGWSYYQMPWEQWVKGSALDRTVTTA from the coding sequence GTGCTGCTCCTGACGACGGCCTGCTCCGGTGGTGACGAGGGCGACGGCGTCACCGTCGGCGGCAAGGGCGAGGCCGGGACGCCCCAGGTGACCGTCTCGCCGGGCGACGGCGACGGCAAGGCCCGGCCCGAGAGCGGCGTCACGGTCACCGCGGCCGGCGGCACGATCGAGCAGGTCGCCCTCACCCGCAAGGGCAGGCCGGTCGAGGGCGCCCTGTCGGCGGACAAGACCAGCTGGAAGTCGCGGACCCTGCGGCCGGGATCGCAGTACCAGGTCACCGCGGTCGCCAAGAGCCCCCAGGGCAAGACGACCACCGTCACCAGCAGGTTCACCACCCTGCGCGCCGCCGCGGCCCTGAGCGTCGTGGACGTCACCCCCGGGCCGGGCGAGAAGGTCGGCGTGGGCATGCCGATCATGGTCACCTTCAACCGGGCGGTGGAGAACAGGAAGGCGGTCGAGCAGGCCCTCCAGATCAGGTCGACCAAGCCCGCGACCGGCGCCTGGTACTGGGTGAGCCCCACCCAGGTGACCTTCCGCACCAAGAACGGCGAGTACTGGCAGCCCAACCAGCAGGTCACGTTCACGGCGAGGCTGAGCGGGGTCAGGGCCGGCCGGCGTACCTACGGCCTGGACGACCTCACCCGGCGCTTCGCCATCGGCGACTCGCACATCATCGTCGCCAGCACCAAGACCAAGCGCCTCGTCGTGCGGAAGAACGGCGTCAAGATCAAGAGCTGGCCGATCAGCGCCGGCAAGGGCGGCCGGGTGGTCAACGGCGTCGACACGTTCCTCACCACCAGCGGCATCCACCTGACCATGGGCAAGGAGAATCCGGCGATCATGACGTCGGAGTGGATGGGCGTCGACCCCAAGGACAAGAAGAACGGCGGCTACAAGGAGGTCATCCCGCACGCGGTGCGGATCTCCAACAGCGGCGAGTACATCCATTCGATGGCCGCGACCGTCTGGGCGCAGGGCCGCCAGAACGTCAGCCACGGCTGCCTGAACTCCCCGCCGGCCGCCGCCCAGTGGTTCTACGACTTCGCCTACCGGGGCGACGTGGTCGTCATCACCGGCAGCGCGCGGCGCCTGGACTGGAACAACGGCTGGAGCTATTACCAGATGCCCTGGGAGCAGTGGGTCAAGGGCAGCGCCCTGGACCGCACCGTCACCACCGCCTGA
- a CDS encoding LysR family transcriptional regulator: MLELRRLRLLAEFARRGSIAATASSLGYTPSAVSQQLAALEREARVALLDRTARSAELTDAGRRLAERAEEILVLVEAAETELSAHADAPVGRVVVTAFPTAAVAFAPALARGLREHPDLTFVLRQTRHGDGIRQVQSGEVDIALVDDWSGKLPDQSPAALKFFHLRRDPLVLAVPASHPMSDPRQPVDLQRLREEPWMAAPPGEPSRQAVERLLDTVGGARPVPWEFEGLHTILSLVAREIGITAIPALALVAGDPGVAVRRIPDCVLAREVYAVTRAASVRRPSVAVTLRAIYAAAREVQPAPPED; the protein is encoded by the coding sequence ATGCTTGAGCTGCGCCGCCTGCGCCTGCTGGCCGAGTTCGCCCGCCGGGGCAGCATCGCCGCGACCGCGTCCTCCCTCGGCTACACCCCCTCGGCGGTGTCCCAGCAGCTGGCCGCGCTGGAGCGGGAGGCGAGGGTCGCGCTGCTGGACCGGACGGCGCGCAGCGCGGAGCTGACCGACGCCGGCCGGCGCCTGGCCGAACGGGCCGAGGAGATCCTGGTCCTGGTCGAGGCGGCCGAGACCGAGCTGTCGGCCCACGCCGACGCCCCCGTGGGGCGGGTGGTGGTCACGGCCTTCCCCACGGCCGCGGTGGCGTTCGCCCCCGCGCTGGCGCGCGGCCTGCGCGAACACCCGGACCTGACCTTCGTGCTGCGGCAGACCAGGCACGGCGACGGCATCCGCCAGGTGCAGAGCGGCGAGGTGGACATCGCCCTGGTCGACGACTGGTCGGGCAAGCTTCCCGACCAGTCGCCCGCCGCGCTGAAGTTCTTCCACCTGCGGCGTGACCCGCTCGTCCTGGCGGTGCCCGCCTCCCATCCCATGTCCGATCCGCGGCAGCCGGTGGACCTGCAGCGGCTGCGGGAGGAGCCGTGGATGGCCGCGCCGCCGGGCGAGCCGTCCCGGCAGGCGGTCGAGCGGCTGCTGGACACCGTGGGCGGCGCGCGTCCGGTCCCGTGGGAGTTCGAGGGGCTGCACACCATCCTGAGCCTGGTGGCCAGGGAGATCGGCATCACCGCGATCCCGGCGCTGGCGCTGGTGGCGGGAGACCCGGGCGTGGCGGTACGGCGGATCCCCGACTGCGTGCTCGCCCGCGAGGTCTACGCCGTGACCCGCGCCGCCAGCGTCCGCCGGCCCTCGGTCGCGGTGACCCTCCGGGCGATCTACGCGGCGGCCAGGGAGGTCCAGCCCGCCCCTCCGGAGGATTGA
- a CDS encoding serine/threonine-protein kinase, with amino-acid sequence MSEGVPAFPAKARPLRDDDPERVGGYEVTGFLGEGGMGSVYLGRGPAGPVAVKVVRADHARNPHFRERFRREAASALRVPRFCTAEVLDADPDADPPYLVTEYIDGPTLDEAVGGGGPLRRAELEQLGVSMAAALTGIHGAGVVHRDLKPGNVLLSRMGPRVIDFGIASALDSAFGLTATGQIVGTPAYMAPEQLEGESATAAGDVFAWGAVMAFAATGRRAFGTGPAQAVAYRIVHGDPDLEGIEEPLRTVIAEALAKDPARRPTAHDLLARLGVAGGDTAARPGAGVPAGVPAGGTAGGTAGRQGPGGPDGAGGSREPGFPTPTQPPPSPAGPESRPVPGAAPAGAFAGRRGILAGVLAVGGAVLAVAVLAAVVVPQLLRGGDGGGTPPPSTSTTTGGGAGGADLAGHYTSDYGDMYVRVTGRDVWMVYKWMGLSRVRGVLDGTVIDGHYSEGSGNAPDGRVRFTVRRSGSGVALEGRWGEDGALNSAWNARRVDGAVPADMAARLRDPALFPSPPR; translated from the coding sequence ATGAGCGAAGGAGTCCCGGCGTTCCCCGCGAAGGCCAGGCCGCTCCGCGACGACGACCCGGAGCGCGTCGGCGGCTACGAGGTGACCGGCTTCCTCGGCGAGGGCGGGATGGGGTCGGTCTACCTCGGCCGCGGCCCGGCCGGGCCCGTGGCCGTCAAGGTCGTCCGCGCCGACCACGCGCGCAACCCCCACTTCCGGGAGCGTTTCCGCCGGGAGGCGGCCAGCGCGCTGAGGGTGCCGCGCTTCTGCACCGCCGAGGTCCTCGACGCCGATCCTGACGCCGACCCTCCGTACCTGGTCACCGAGTACATCGACGGGCCCACCCTGGACGAGGCGGTGGGCGGCGGCGGCCCGCTGCGCCGGGCCGAGCTGGAGCAGCTGGGCGTCAGCATGGCCGCGGCCCTCACCGGCATCCACGGTGCCGGGGTCGTCCACCGCGACCTCAAGCCCGGCAACGTGCTGCTGAGCCGGATGGGCCCGCGGGTCATCGACTTCGGCATCGCCAGCGCGCTGGACTCCGCCTTCGGGCTCACCGCGACCGGGCAGATCGTGGGGACGCCCGCGTACATGGCGCCCGAGCAGCTGGAGGGGGAGAGCGCGACCGCGGCCGGCGACGTGTTCGCGTGGGGCGCGGTCATGGCCTTCGCCGCGACCGGGCGGCGCGCGTTCGGGACCGGGCCGGCGCAGGCGGTCGCCTACCGGATCGTGCACGGCGACCCCGACCTGGAGGGCATCGAGGAGCCGCTCCGCACCGTGATCGCCGAGGCCCTGGCCAAGGACCCGGCGCGGCGCCCCACGGCGCACGACCTGCTGGCCCGGCTCGGCGTGGCCGGCGGCGACACCGCGGCACGTCCCGGCGCGGGCGTCCCGGCGGGCGTTCCGGCGGGGGGCACGGCGGGCGGCACGGCCGGACGGCAGGGGCCGGGGGGCCCGGACGGGGCGGGGGGCTCGCGGGAGCCCGGCTTCCCGACGCCGACCCAGCCCCCGCCGTCCCCGGCCGGACCCGAGAGCCGCCCCGTTCCCGGCGCCGCTCCCGCGGGGGCGTTCGCGGGCCGCCGCGGGATCCTGGCCGGCGTCCTGGCCGTCGGGGGCGCCGTGCTGGCCGTGGCGGTGCTCGCCGCCGTGGTCGTGCCCCAGTTGCTGCGCGGCGGCGACGGCGGCGGCACCCCGCCGCCCTCCACCTCCACGACCACCGGCGGTGGCGCGGGCGGCGCCGATCTCGCCGGTCACTACACCAGCGACTACGGCGACATGTACGTCCGCGTGACCGGCCGGGACGTCTGGATGGTCTACAAGTGGATGGGCCTGAGCCGGGTGCGCGGCGTCCTCGACGGCACCGTGATCGACGGTCACTACAGCGAGGGCTCCGGCAACGCGCCGGACGGCCGGGTGCGGTTCACCGTCCGGCGCTCCGGCTCAGGCGTCGCCCTGGAGGGAAGGTGGGGCGAGGACGGCGCGCTGAACAGCGCCTGGAACGCCCGCCGCGTCGACGGCGCGGTCCCCGCCGACATGGCCGCGCGCCTCCGCGATCCCGCCCTGTTCCCGAGCCCGCCCCGGTAG
- a CDS encoding ubiquitin carboxyl-terminal hydrolase 14 produces MGTCEHVRSLPDVDPEARTPQGCEECLAEGTRWVHLRLCLACGHVGCCDSSPRRHATGHFHQTDHPIVRSFEPGEDWRWCFVDELIV; encoded by the coding sequence ATGGGCACTTGTGAGCATGTGCGAAGCCTGCCGGATGTGGACCCGGAGGCCCGGACTCCGCAGGGTTGCGAGGAATGTCTCGCCGAGGGGACCCGGTGGGTCCATCTGCGGCTCTGCCTCGCCTGCGGCCATGTGGGGTGCTGTGACTCCTCTCCCAGGCGCCACGCGACCGGGCATTTCCACCAGACGGACCATCCGATCGTCCGCTCGTTCGAGCCGGGCGAGGACTGGCGGTGGTGCTTCGTCGACGAACTGATCGTCTGA
- a CDS encoding pyridoxal phosphate-dependent aminotransferase: protein MPVLNPSARPVPLSPTLAINEAIARKRREGTPVLALGFGEAGIPIHPSLTRALADAAGRGAYGPVAGSAAVRAAAAGYWDRRGLPTDPDLVVCGPGSKSLLYGLMMAIGGRIAIPSPSWVSYAAQASLTGAGAVLVPTPPGEGGVPDPARLADAVVRARTAGHPIRAVVVTLPDNPTGTLASEDGVRRLCAVAREHDLVIVSDEIYRDLVHDPARTVTSPALHAPERTVVTTALSKSLAAGGWRLGVARLPDGPFGHDLRARLLGIASELWSSAPAPMQHAAALAFTEPAELVEHVDRSRRLHAAVTRAVAGRFAAAGADVPRPEAAFYLYPDFGPLRDLLREEHGVRTGADLTALFLERYGVGVLPAGAFGEPADALRMRVATSLLYGATDEQRLAALAAPDPASLPWIAAGLDRLTEVLADLQAASGHVLSPAVA, encoded by the coding sequence ATGCCTGTCCTGAACCCGTCCGCCCGTCCGGTGCCGCTCTCCCCCACACTCGCCATCAATGAGGCGATCGCCCGCAAGAGACGGGAGGGGACGCCGGTCCTGGCGCTCGGCTTCGGCGAGGCCGGCATCCCCATCCACCCGTCCCTGACCCGCGCGCTGGCGGACGCCGCCGGTCGCGGCGCCTACGGGCCCGTCGCCGGTTCCGCGGCCGTGCGCGCCGCCGCCGCCGGCTACTGGGACCGCCGGGGCCTGCCCACCGACCCCGACCTGGTGGTGTGCGGCCCCGGCAGCAAGTCGCTGCTGTACGGATTGATGATGGCCATCGGAGGGCGGATCGCGATCCCCTCCCCCAGCTGGGTGTCGTACGCGGCGCAGGCGTCCCTCACCGGCGCCGGCGCGGTCCTGGTGCCCACCCCGCCCGGCGAGGGGGGCGTCCCCGATCCCGCGCGGCTGGCCGACGCCGTCGTCCGGGCCCGGACCGCGGGCCACCCGATCCGCGCCGTGGTGGTGACCCTCCCCGACAACCCCACCGGCACCCTGGCGTCCGAGGACGGCGTGCGCCGCCTGTGCGCGGTCGCCCGCGAGCACGACCTGGTCATCGTCTCCGACGAGATCTACCGCGACCTCGTGCACGACCCCGCCCGTACGGTGACGAGCCCGGCCCTGCACGCGCCGGAGCGGACGGTGGTGACGACCGCGCTGAGCAAGAGCCTTGCGGCGGGCGGCTGGCGCCTGGGCGTGGCCCGGCTCCCCGACGGCCCGTTCGGCCACGACCTGCGCGCCAGGCTGCTGGGGATCGCCAGCGAGCTGTGGTCCAGCGCCCCCGCCCCGATGCAGCACGCCGCCGCCCTCGCCTTCACCGAGCCGGCCGAGCTGGTGGAGCACGTCGACCGCAGCCGCCGCCTGCACGCCGCCGTCACCCGCGCGGTGGCCGGCCGGTTCGCGGCGGCCGGGGCGGACGTGCCGCGGCCGGAAGCGGCCTTCTACCTCTACCCGGACTTCGGCCCGCTCCGCGACCTGCTCCGCGAGGAGCACGGTGTGCGCACCGGCGCCGACCTGACCGCGCTGTTCCTGGAGCGGTACGGGGTGGGCGTGCTGCCGGCCGGCGCCTTCGGCGAGCCCGCCGACGCGCTGCGCATGCGCGTCGCCACCAGCCTGCTGTACGGGGCGACCGACGAGCAGCGGCTGGCCGCCCTCGCCGCCCCCGACCCGGCGTCCCTGCCCTGGATCGCCGCGGGCCTCGACCGGCTCACGGAGGTCCTCGCCGATCTGCAGGCCGCTTCCGGCCACGTGCTCAGCCCGGCCGTCGCCTGA
- a CDS encoding VC0807 family protein: protein MSRTHHHGFELPKLPSLLRHALPRFVEGVIAPVAVFYAAFALLGLNGALVAAVTWVYGGIAWRYLRGHQVSAMLVLAALGVTVRAALAAATHSPVVYFLQPTLGTLLVSMAFLASVPLRRPLAQKLATDMVPMPEAFLRHARVRQFFLRISLLWSLVFFANALFSLWMLFNQSIGTYLWVRTSVVALLGACAVGISLFGFRRCLQHVNREPALAA, encoded by the coding sequence ATGAGTCGCACGCATCACCATGGATTCGAGCTGCCCAAGCTGCCCAGCCTCCTGCGGCACGCGCTGCCCCGGTTCGTCGAGGGCGTGATCGCCCCGGTGGCGGTCTTCTACGCCGCGTTCGCGCTGCTCGGCCTGAACGGCGCGCTGGTCGCCGCGGTGACCTGGGTGTACGGGGGGATCGCCTGGCGTTACCTGCGCGGGCACCAGGTGTCGGCGATGCTCGTCCTGGCCGCGCTGGGCGTCACGGTCCGGGCCGCGCTGGCCGCGGCCACCCACAGCCCGGTCGTGTACTTCCTCCAGCCGACCCTCGGCACGCTCCTGGTGAGCATGGCCTTCCTGGCCTCGGTGCCGCTCAGGCGCCCGCTGGCGCAGAAGCTGGCCACCGACATGGTCCCGATGCCCGAGGCGTTCCTGCGGCACGCGAGGGTCCGCCAGTTCTTCCTGCGCATCTCGCTGCTGTGGTCGCTGGTCTTCTTCGCCAACGCCCTGTTCAGCCTGTGGATGCTGTTCAACCAGTCGATCGGCACCTACCTCTGGGTGCGGACCAGCGTGGTGGCGCTGCTGGGCGCCTGCGCCGTGGGGATCTCGCTGTTCGGCTTCAGGCGCTGCCTGCAGCACGTGAACCGCGAGCCCGCCCTCGCCGCCTGA
- a CDS encoding L,D-transpeptidase, which produces MGVKGRFGLVVTSGAGAVLVLTAGCAGGGGQGELASGKSGAVTITPGNGTASVKPDGPIEVRVADGTLENVTVQGQGATITGKMAGDRKSWRSDRTLTPGTSYTVTAQARRDGKASTATSTFTTLKPEKTLSVVDVTPNLKGEKVGVGMPIMVRFNRPVTDRAAVERALQVTPEKPVEGAWRWIGSDQVIYRTETYWQPHQKVRFNARLAGVPAGAGVYGAADVDETISIGASQITTGNIGKYHMTVVRDGKKLRTIPFSAGNGQTREYTTTSGVHLLMEKGNPVTMVSPGRKEGDPGYYKTVVGHAVRFSNSGEYTHAAPWSVGAQGSSNVSHGCLNLSPANAKWYYDIMQRGDVLKLTGSDREVEWNNGWSYWQMSFDAWKKGSALT; this is translated from the coding sequence GTGGGAGTCAAGGGTCGTTTCGGGCTTGTTGTCACCAGTGGCGCGGGAGCGGTCCTCGTCCTGACCGCCGGCTGTGCGGGCGGCGGAGGCCAGGGAGAGCTGGCGTCCGGGAAGTCGGGCGCGGTGACGATCACGCCGGGGAACGGGACCGCCTCCGTGAAGCCCGACGGGCCGATCGAGGTCCGGGTCGCCGACGGCACGCTGGAGAACGTCACCGTCCAGGGGCAGGGCGCCACCATCACCGGGAAGATGGCCGGCGACCGCAAGAGCTGGCGGTCGGACCGCACGCTGACCCCGGGCACCTCCTACACCGTCACCGCCCAGGCCCGGCGCGACGGCAAGGCCAGCACGGCGACCAGCACGTTCACCACGCTGAAGCCGGAGAAGACGCTGTCGGTGGTCGACGTCACGCCCAACCTCAAGGGCGAGAAGGTCGGCGTCGGGATGCCGATCATGGTCCGGTTCAACCGCCCGGTGACCGACAGGGCCGCGGTCGAGCGGGCCCTGCAGGTGACGCCGGAGAAGCCGGTCGAGGGCGCCTGGCGCTGGATCGGGTCCGACCAGGTGATCTACCGGACCGAGACCTACTGGCAGCCCCACCAGAAGGTGCGCTTCAACGCGCGGCTGGCCGGGGTCCCGGCGGGCGCGGGCGTGTACGGTGCCGCGGACGTGGACGAGACGATCTCCATCGGCGCGTCCCAGATCACCACGGGGAACATCGGCAAGTACCACATGACCGTCGTCCGCGACGGCAAGAAGCTGCGCACCATCCCCTTCAGCGCCGGCAACGGGCAGACCCGCGAGTACACCACCACCAGCGGCGTCCACCTCCTGATGGAGAAGGGCAACCCGGTCACGATGGTCTCGCCCGGGCGCAAGGAGGGCGACCCCGGCTACTACAAGACCGTCGTCGGCCACGCCGTCCGCTTCTCCAACAGCGGCGAGTACACCCACGCGGCGCCCTGGTCGGTCGGCGCGCAGGGCTCGTCGAACGTCAGCCACGGCTGCCTCAACCTCAGCCCGGCCAACGCCAAGTGGTACTACGACATCATGCAGCGGGGCGACGTGCTGAAGCTGACCGGCAGCGACCGCGAGGTCGAGTGGAACAACGGCTGGAGCTACTGGCAGATGTCCTTCGACGCCTGGAAGAAGGGCAGCGCCCTGACCTGA
- a CDS encoding PaaI family thioesterase — protein sequence MGTPPPLPPSGTVRIAELPPEEQGMVHAALREGTPLHELLGLEIVEIGERHAVLAMPVREEAFNSTGNLHGGAIATLIDVAAGSAAARGSGFEPGRNSLVTADLHVRYLGRPHGDVVYARAEVIKAGRQLVIVDCRVTDADDRIIAAADFSMMLVPLRRPLRPVPTAKDTDPDL from the coding sequence ATGGGCACCCCGCCACCGTTGCCCCCGTCCGGAACCGTCCGCATCGCCGAGCTCCCGCCCGAGGAGCAGGGGATGGTGCATGCGGCCCTGCGCGAGGGCACCCCGCTGCACGAACTCCTGGGCCTGGAGATCGTCGAGATCGGCGAGCGGCACGCCGTGCTGGCCATGCCCGTGCGCGAGGAGGCGTTCAACAGCACCGGCAACCTGCACGGGGGCGCGATCGCCACGCTCATCGACGTGGCGGCCGGCAGCGCCGCCGCCCGCGGCAGCGGTTTCGAGCCGGGCAGGAACAGCCTGGTGACCGCCGACCTGCACGTCCGCTACCTGGGGCGCCCGCACGGCGACGTGGTGTACGCCCGCGCTGAGGTGATCAAGGCGGGCCGGCAGCTGGTGATCGTGGACTGCAGGGTCACCGACGCCGACGACCGCATCATCGCGGCGGCCGACTTCTCGATGATGCTCGTGCCGCTGCGCCGCCCGCTGCGTCCCGTCCCCACCGCCAAGGACACCGACCCGGACCTGTGA
- a CDS encoding CGNR zinc finger domain-containing protein, whose translation MIFTHDTEHALAVVVELINTGPAASGTEGLAGPEELRAFLEEHRFSGVRAVTARDVDAFRAQRDRFRAVFDAPDVPSAVRLINEIVGAVRATPHLTDHDGYDWHVHFFAPEAPLVEHLAADCGMALAYVVAAGELDRLRTCEAPDCSRVLVDLSRNRCRRYCDSRTCGNRMHVAAYRARQREAAL comes from the coding sequence GTGATCTTCACCCACGACACCGAGCACGCCCTCGCCGTCGTCGTCGAGCTGATCAACACCGGGCCCGCGGCGTCCGGCACGGAGGGCCTGGCCGGCCCCGAGGAGCTGCGCGCCTTCCTCGAAGAGCACCGCTTCAGCGGCGTGCGCGCGGTCACCGCGCGGGACGTGGACGCGTTCCGCGCCCAGCGCGACCGGTTCCGCGCGGTGTTCGACGCCCCGGACGTGCCCAGCGCGGTGCGGCTGATCAACGAGATCGTCGGGGCGGTGCGCGCCACCCCGCACCTCACCGACCACGACGGGTACGACTGGCACGTGCACTTCTTCGCCCCGGAGGCCCCCCTGGTGGAGCACCTGGCGGCCGACTGCGGCATGGCCCTGGCCTACGTCGTGGCGGCGGGCGAGCTGGACCGTCTCCGCACCTGCGAGGCCCCGGACTGCTCCCGGGTCCTGGTGGACCTGTCCCGTAACCGGTGCCGCCGCTACTGCGACAGCCGCACCTGCGGCAACCGCATGCACGTGGCGGCCTACCGGGCCCGCCAGCGCGAGGCGGCCCTCTGA
- a CDS encoding GDP-mannose 4,6-dehydratase, with protein MEDPLSRRALITGITGQDGSYLAEHLLDRGYEVWGLVRGQANPHVSRLRKHIGDVQITTGDLLDQGSLISAVERVQPDEVYNLGAISYVPMSWQQAELTAEVTGMGVLRTLEAIRVVSGISPSRTPGREQIRFYQASSSEMFGMVRETPQNEKTPFHPRSPYGVAKTYGHYITQNYRESYGMFAVSGILFNHESPRRGAEFVTRKVTLGAARIKLGLAAELRLGNLEARRDWGFAGDYARAMRLMLAQDSPEDYVIGTGTTQSVRDLVEFAFATVGLDWREHVVLDDRYTRPAEVDLLCADPKKAREQLGWEPEVGFERLVTMMVESDLRLLSESARPEDEPFSPDHW; from the coding sequence ATGGAGGATCCCCTGTCCAGGCGAGCACTCATCACCGGCATCACCGGGCAGGATGGCTCGTACCTCGCCGAGCACCTGCTCGACCGAGGGTATGAGGTCTGGGGCCTGGTGCGGGGTCAGGCGAACCCGCACGTGTCGCGGCTGCGCAAGCACATCGGCGACGTCCAGATCACCACCGGCGACCTGCTCGACCAGGGCAGCCTCATCTCGGCGGTGGAACGGGTCCAGCCCGACGAGGTGTACAACCTGGGCGCCATCTCCTACGTCCCGATGTCGTGGCAGCAGGCCGAGCTGACGGCCGAGGTGACCGGCATGGGCGTGCTGCGGACGCTGGAGGCGATCCGGGTGGTGTCGGGCATCAGCCCGTCCCGCACGCCGGGTCGCGAGCAGATCCGTTTCTACCAGGCGTCCTCCTCGGAGATGTTCGGCATGGTCCGGGAGACTCCGCAGAACGAGAAGACGCCGTTCCACCCGCGCAGCCCCTACGGCGTGGCCAAGACCTACGGCCACTACATCACGCAGAACTACCGCGAGTCCTACGGGATGTTCGCGGTGAGCGGGATCCTTTTCAACCACGAGTCGCCGCGCCGCGGGGCGGAGTTCGTCACCCGCAAGGTCACCCTCGGGGCGGCCCGGATCAAGCTGGGGCTGGCCGCCGAGCTGCGGCTGGGCAACCTGGAGGCGCGGCGCGACTGGGGGTTCGCCGGCGACTACGCCCGCGCGATGCGGCTGATGCTGGCCCAGGACTCCCCCGAGGACTACGTCATCGGCACGGGCACGACGCAGTCGGTGCGGGATCTGGTCGAGTTCGCGTTCGCCACCGTGGGGCTCGACTGGCGGGAGCACGTGGTCTTGGACGACCGCTACACCCGTCCCGCCGAGGTCGATCTGCTGTGCGCGGACCCGAAGAAGGCCCGTGAACAGCTCGGCTGGGAGCCGGAGGTCGGGTTCGAGCGGCTCGTGACCATGATGGTGGAGTCCGACCTGCGGCTGCTGTCGGAGTCGGCGCGCCCCGAGGACGAGCCGTTCAGTCCCGATCACTGGTGA